DNA from Leptospira harrisiae:
CGTTTGATGACAATCCATACAAGGGACACGAACGAGAGGCCAATGAGTGGGATCGCAAAAATTTCAATATTAGGAATATTGGAATAAACTAAAGCCGCAACAAAAGCTAAAATAAACAATACGTTTCTTACCACTTCCGTTCTTCTTGACCATCGTTTCATTTCCATCGTTCGATCAATCGAAAACAAACTAAAGATGATCACAGTAGATAAAATTCCAAGAGTCACCATATCTTTTTCCAAATTGATTTTGGCAACTTTCCAAATCACAAGACCCACAGCCATAAGAACCGCTGCCTGAAGTGCTACATAAATCATCACACCCATGGGAGGTTTGGGATCATATTTTAAAATTTTTGTTGGCTCTGGTGCTTCGTCAGCGCTAGTGATGAGATAACTTGGTTTCCAACCAGGAGGTCCAAAAATAGTTTTAAGTATATCTCCAAAAGATTTACATTCCAGAATTTGAAAAAACATATCCTTGAACACGTGTAAGTTGACAGTGATAGGGTTGAAGGAATTGACAGGTTTTGTCAAACCATAGATTGGTTCTTCTGTTTCCCATTCAAAAGATCCAAACATTCGGTCCCAAACGATAAAGATACCACCATGGTTACGGTCGATGTATTTTTTTTGAACTCCGTGGTGGACTCTATGGTTTGAAGGAGTCACCATGAACTGTTCGAAAATTCCTAGTTTACCAATAAAACGAGTATGAACCACAAATTGATATACTTTTAGAATTCGGTGGCTCAGTAAAAACATAGCCCAAGGAATTCCAAGAAGTGCCATCGATAGAAAATAAATATATTCGAATATTCTTTGGAGTCCATTCCCCCTGAAAGCAACTGATAAATTCATTTCTTGTGTGGAGTGGTGGGTGACATGTGTGGCCCAAAACAAATTGATTTCGTGGCAATGTCTATGGAACCAGTAATAAACAAAATCAGCAAAAACAACGGCAAAAGTCCAAGCTCCTAGTGCATGCCAGTTCACAGAAAAACTAGGGGAGAATTGGAACGGACTTTCCAAAGGAAAAAAATGGTAACCCAAGGTGGAGAGTGAAAAATTTGTCTCTATTTTATCATATACATATAGGGCACCGAGGAGGATGACCACTCCAATCAATGCAAAGATCACACCCGTACTTACATCGGCTATGAGAACATTTAACCGGTAGTATTGTTTGCCTTTGATGTAGGAAACGAAGATTTCGATTCCTATCAATGCGACCATGACGATAAAGGCATATTCCATAAAGGCGTCGCTATTCATTCGTAAATTTCCCTCACTTGATACTAGGCTTTTGAATCACTGTGTGTAAGTCAATGTCCATTTGACCGAACCATTTTTCGAACAGGTTTCTTTTAAATTTCAAA
Protein-coding regions in this window:
- a CDS encoding sterol desaturase family protein, with amino-acid sequence MNSDAFMEYAFIVMVALIGIEIFVSYIKGKQYYRLNVLIADVSTGVIFALIGVVILLGALYVYDKIETNFSLSTLGYHFFPLESPFQFSPSFSVNWHALGAWTFAVVFADFVYYWFHRHCHEINLFWATHVTHHSTQEMNLSVAFRGNGLQRIFEYIYFLSMALLGIPWAMFLLSHRILKVYQFVVHTRFIGKLGIFEQFMVTPSNHRVHHGVQKKYIDRNHGGIFIVWDRMFGSFEWETEEPIYGLTKPVNSFNPITVNLHVFKDMFFQILECKSFGDILKTIFGPPGWKPSYLITSADEAPEPTKILKYDPKPPMGVMIYVALQAAVLMAVGLVIWKVAKINLEKDMVTLGILSTVIIFSLFSIDRTMEMKRWSRRTEVVRNVLFILAFVAALVYSNIPNIEIFAIPLIGLSFVSLVWIVIKRKTFFDLSNISNTWY